Within the Solibacillus silvestris genome, the region CTCTTGCATATTGTCAATTGTCGTTGTCGTTAAATCAATGGAGTCGCTTAATGTTGCCATATCAGCTGTAACAATGTGCACCTGCTTCCAGCTCCGTTCAATCGCTTCCTGCACTTCATTCGAATCCTTTACAGTCGATTTAGAAGACTCTTTCGTTTTTACCATATTTTCATGAGATAAAATGATTTGTTCATTAATTTGCTGAATCATTTCAGCTTCATTATGAATGGCTGCTGCCATTTGATTCGATGACTGTAAAATTGTTTCGCTCGCAACATTTAATGTCCCCACATTTTCATTTACATGTGTAATATTTTGTGCAAGCTGGATTGAACCTTCATCGATTTTATTTAATACTGATGTTAAATTTTCCAACAGTTCTTTTGCTACCCGCTCTTTTTCCTGGGCATCCTTCACGAGTTTGTTGCCCCATTGTGTCAATCGGTAAAGCAAATAGTTACAACCGGTCATACTCACAAATACTGTAATGAATACGGCCAGATTGGCATTTACCCCTAATAAATTTTCCGGCACTGCTATGTATAAGAAAACATAAAAGATACTGACAATCAGTAAAAATGTCTTAATCAACCGTTCATTAAAATACATTGCTCCCATAATAAATGTGACAAACAACATATAATGTTTATTGATTGTATACCCATCAAGATAGAACAATAAAAATACGACAGATGCAGGAATCAGTACAAAAATTAATCCTTTGGCAAAATTAGAAATATTCAAGAAATAATTGACCGTCGATAATAAGATAACTCCGGTTCCTGCAATTAAATATGGAACTGAATTACTAAAACCGTTTGCAATCACAAGCGGTGAAACAATTAAAATAGCCAGTCCAATCGTAATAAACAGATTTAATTGATGAATCCAATTAACCTTTTCGTTGCGTTTCTTCAAGCTTTTCCCTCCTAGGAATTTTGGATTACAAATAAAATACTTTGTAGGAATATATTACAACTCAAGATCAAACTATTCAATGGACTTTTTTAACGCGAAGAAATTTATTTTTATTACAAAAGAAGCCCACGACATAAAATCGTGAGCTTCTTGTTATTATTTCACTCTATCAACTTTTTTCGAACGACCGCACGAACAGGTGCACCGTCAGCACCTGCTATTTTAAGCGGCAATGCAATCAATTCATAAAGGCCTTGCTGAACATGCCCTAAATCGAGTCCTTCGAGAATATGAATGCCATGTTCGTACAACTTGTGATGAGCCAATACTTCCTTGCTGTCCAATGGATCAACGGAAGGATTGTCTATGCCAAGCAATATTACACCGCGCTCCTTTAAAAATGGCGCTACATTCGGATGAATAACCGGAATAGTTTGCGGAAATGCTGCACTCGGCTGTTCAATT harbors:
- a CDS encoding chemotaxis protein, which translates into the protein MKKRNEKVNWIHQLNLFITIGLAILIVSPLVIANGFSNSVPYLIAGTGVILLSTVNYFLNISNFAKGLIFVLIPASVVFLLFYLDGYTINKHYMLFVTFIMGAMYFNERLIKTFLLIVSIFYVFLYIAVPENLLGVNANLAVFITVFVSMTGCNYLLYRLTQWGNKLVKDAQEKERVAKELLENLTSVLNKIDEGSIQLAQNITHVNENVGTLNVASETILQSSNQMAAAIHNEAEMIQQINEQIILSHENMVKTKESSKSTVKDSNEVQEAIERSWKQVHIVTADMATLSDSIDLTTTTIDNMQESLANVNNLLNGIKAIADQTNLLSLNASIEAARAGEHGKGFAVVAEEVKKLAEESAKIATSITVVTQQLLERATTAQLKAYEGKEAVHSSVGTLNEITSSFDGIKLSFNDIQGKLHLNMSTITHTNELVEKIMNQIENMSAISEENAAMTEEIASSINEEHIMMKSIADASNELQQLHSELAEITKR